GGGCGATCCTCACTGCATTTATTTTTCCGACCCCGACGGCCACCGGCTGCAACTCCTGACGCCTGGGGAAGATTGAAAGGCGGTTTTGCGCCATCCAGTCTTGTCTAAGCGGTCGGCAACATTTCTGTCATGTGCGTGATGTTCGGCACCAGGGATTGGTTGCGTGGGTACTGGTACCAGTACCGTTGCGTGTGGACCGTGGCACCGCTACAATGGTTGATCGTCTTTGGAGCCTGGGGCGGGGATGCATGCCGGAAATCAGCCGGTTCCTTGGAATAGTCATTGCGATGTTCCACCGCGAGCACGCCCCGCCGCACTTTCACGCGTATTATGGTGAGTTTGAGATCACGGTTGAAATCGAGACCGGTATCGTCGTTGGTAGATTTCCCAGACGCGCCTTGGCGCATGTGTTGGAATGGATGGCGGCTCACAAAGCTGAGC
This DNA window, taken from Candidatus Binatia bacterium, encodes the following:
- a CDS encoding DUF4160 domain-containing protein translates to MPEISRFLGIVIAMFHREHAPPHFHAYYGEFEITVEIETGIVVGRFPRRALAHVLEWMAAHKAELLEDWRLASERRPLNRIDPLE